One Actinoplanes missouriensis 431 DNA segment encodes these proteins:
- a CDS encoding metal ABC transporter substrate-binding protein, which produces MMRRLAPALLLLAALSGCGAQAADDGKLSVVTAFYPLQFISERVGGDVVDVSNLTKPGAEPHDVELNAGQVGQIADAGLVVYLGGFQPAVDDAVKQNGSDHAFDAASAIQLLSAESADAHSHEGETGEEEHAEESANGTDPHFWLDPTRLATVAEKVAAEMGKADPAHAADFTARAATLSTELKTLDGEFTTGLKTCERRELVTSHTAFHYLADRYGLEQIGITGIDPEAEPSPQRLAAVAEEAKEHGTTTIFFETLVSPKVAETLAREVGAQTAVLDPLEGLTDENADYFSVMRANLAALTKALGCES; this is translated from the coding sequence ATGATGCGCCGCCTCGCCCCCGCCCTGCTCCTTCTCGCCGCCCTGAGCGGCTGCGGAGCACAAGCGGCGGACGACGGGAAGCTTTCCGTCGTCACCGCGTTCTACCCGCTGCAGTTCATCAGCGAGCGGGTGGGAGGTGACGTGGTCGACGTCAGCAACCTCACCAAGCCGGGCGCCGAGCCGCACGACGTCGAGCTCAACGCCGGCCAGGTCGGTCAGATCGCCGACGCGGGCCTGGTGGTCTACCTGGGCGGCTTCCAGCCGGCGGTGGACGACGCGGTCAAGCAGAACGGCAGCGACCACGCGTTCGACGCCGCCTCGGCCATCCAGCTGCTCTCGGCCGAGTCCGCCGATGCGCACTCCCACGAGGGCGAGACCGGCGAGGAGGAGCACGCGGAGGAGAGCGCGAACGGCACCGACCCGCACTTCTGGCTGGACCCGACCCGCCTCGCCACGGTGGCCGAGAAGGTCGCCGCCGAGATGGGCAAGGCCGACCCCGCGCACGCCGCCGACTTCACCGCCCGCGCCGCGACGCTCAGCACCGAGCTCAAGACCCTGGACGGCGAGTTCACCACCGGGCTGAAGACCTGCGAGCGCCGGGAGCTGGTGACCAGCCACACCGCGTTCCACTACCTCGCCGACCGGTACGGTTTGGAGCAGATCGGCATCACCGGCATCGACCCGGAGGCCGAGCCGTCACCGCAGCGGCTCGCCGCCGTCGCCGAGGAGGCCAAGGAGCACGGCACCACCACGATCTTCTTCGAGACGCTCGTCAGCCCGAAGGTCGCCGAGACCCTGGCCCGTGAGGTCGGCGCCCAGACCGCGGTGCTGGACCCGCTCGAAGGTTTGACCGACGAGAATGCGGACTACTTCTCGGTGATGCGCGCCAACCTGGCGGCGCTCACCAAGGCGCTGGGATGTGAGTCATGA
- a CDS encoding DUF6703 family protein has translation MTPSDHLLRRLARVSPTVAFALALAALLAGLFLPGIVGALLLAVLAAGLGALTFTTWPVQTPITRAVRVVLLTLLVVAAVSKAL, from the coding sequence GTGACGCCGTCCGACCATCTGCTTCGCCGTCTGGCCCGGGTCAGTCCGACCGTGGCGTTCGCCCTGGCCCTGGCCGCCCTGCTGGCCGGCCTCTTCCTGCCGGGCATCGTGGGCGCCCTGCTGCTGGCGGTGCTCGCGGCCGGGCTCGGCGCGCTGACGTTCACGACCTGGCCGGTCCAGACTCCGATCACCCGGGCGGTCCGGGTGGTCCTGCTCACCCTGCTGGTCGTCGCCGCCGTATCGAAGGCGCTGTGA
- a CDS encoding antibiotic biosynthesis monooxygenase family protein, translating into MLVLNRFHVPPETQDGFVERAHAALAALADSPGYRSGRLARALEDPAAWTLVTEWESVGAYRRALGRFEVKMHATPLLAETLDEPSAFETLASAAPGEAVVVTASDRAAEPWR; encoded by the coding sequence ATGCTGGTGCTCAACCGCTTCCATGTCCCACCGGAAACGCAGGACGGCTTCGTCGAGCGTGCGCACGCCGCCCTCGCCGCCCTCGCGGACAGCCCGGGATATCGATCCGGGCGGCTGGCCCGGGCCCTCGAGGACCCGGCTGCCTGGACCCTGGTGACCGAGTGGGAGTCCGTCGGAGCCTACCGGCGCGCCCTCGGCCGGTTCGAGGTCAAGATGCACGCCACGCCCCTGCTGGCGGAGACGCTCGACGAGCCGTCCGCCTTCGAGACGCTCGCCTCGGCCGCCCCCGGCGAGGCGGTCGTGGTGACCGCCAGTGACCGGGCCGCCGAGCCGTGGCGCTGA
- a CDS encoding glycine--tRNA ligase, protein MPADRIDAVVSLAKRRGFVFPSSEIYGGTRSAWDYGPLGVELKENVRRQWWRTMVQQRDDIVGLDSAVILSRDVWAASGHLDAFVDPLTECQSCHKRFRADHLEEAYEAKHGSLPASLKDLNCPNCGNKGTFTEPKMFNGLMKTYLGPTESAEGLHYLRPETAQGIFVNYNNVATAARKKPPFGIAQIGKSFRNEITPGNFIFRTREFEQMEMEFFVVPGSDEEWHEYWLQQRWDWYRDLGLSESNLRFFEHPKEKLSHYSKRTVDIEYRFQFGGTEFAELEGIANRTDFDLSTHSKHSGVDLSYFDQEKGERWVPYVIEPAAGLTRAVLAFLLEAYDEDEAPNTKGGVDKRTVMRFDPRLAPVKVAVLPLSRNPELSPKARELSANLRKRWIVEFDDSQAIGRRYRRQDEIGTPFCVTVDFDTLTDNAVTVRDRDTMKQERVSLDQIEDYLIKRLPGC, encoded by the coding sequence ATGCCCGCCGATCGTATCGATGCCGTTGTCAGCCTGGCCAAGCGCCGGGGCTTCGTCTTCCCCTCCAGCGAGATCTACGGAGGCACCCGCTCGGCGTGGGACTACGGTCCGCTCGGCGTGGAGCTCAAGGAGAACGTCCGCCGGCAGTGGTGGCGGACCATGGTCCAGCAGCGCGACGACATCGTCGGCCTGGACTCCGCCGTGATCCTGTCCCGCGACGTCTGGGCCGCCTCCGGGCACCTCGACGCGTTCGTCGACCCGCTGACCGAGTGCCAGTCCTGTCACAAGCGTTTCCGGGCCGACCACCTGGAAGAGGCCTACGAGGCGAAGCACGGCTCGCTGCCGGCCTCGCTGAAGGACCTGAACTGCCCGAACTGCGGCAACAAGGGCACCTTCACCGAGCCGAAGATGTTCAACGGCCTGATGAAGACCTACCTCGGTCCGACCGAGAGCGCCGAGGGCCTGCACTACCTGCGGCCGGAAACCGCACAGGGCATCTTCGTCAACTACAACAACGTGGCGACCGCGGCCCGCAAGAAGCCGCCGTTCGGCATCGCGCAGATCGGCAAGAGCTTCCGGAACGAGATCACGCCGGGCAACTTCATTTTCCGTACGCGTGAATTCGAGCAGATGGAGATGGAGTTCTTCGTCGTGCCCGGCAGCGACGAGGAATGGCACGAGTACTGGCTGCAGCAGCGCTGGGACTGGTACCGCGACCTGGGCCTCTCGGAGAGCAACCTGCGCTTCTTCGAGCACCCCAAGGAGAAGCTCTCGCACTACTCGAAGCGGACCGTCGACATCGAGTACCGCTTCCAGTTCGGCGGCACCGAGTTCGCCGAGCTCGAGGGCATCGCGAACCGCACCGACTTCGACCTGTCGACGCACTCCAAGCACTCCGGTGTCGACCTCTCCTACTTCGATCAGGAGAAGGGCGAGCGCTGGGTGCCGTACGTGATCGAGCCGGCGGCCGGCCTGACCCGCGCGGTGCTGGCGTTCCTGCTCGAGGCGTACGACGAGGACGAGGCGCCGAACACCAAGGGCGGCGTCGACAAGCGCACCGTCATGCGGTTCGACCCGCGGCTCGCGCCGGTCAAGGTCGCCGTGCTGCCGCTGTCGCGCAACCCGGAGCTGTCGCCGAAGGCCCGTGAACTCTCCGCGAACCTGCGCAAGCGCTGGATCGTGGAGTTCGACGACTCGCAGGCGATCGGCCGCCGTTACCGGCGCCAGGACGAGATCGGGACGCCGTTCTGCGTGACGGTCGACTTCGACACCCTCACGGACAACGCGGTGACGGTGCGGGACCGCGACACCATGAAGCAGGAGCGGGTCTCCCTCGACCAGATCGAGGACTACCTGATCAAGCGCCTGCCTGGCTGCTGA